A region from the Bradyrhizobium erythrophlei genome encodes:
- a CDS encoding threonine/serine ThrE exporter family protein, whose product MDRATQLTNLKSETTRPEPLTCKAALETTALAATLLFAHGQTTERTVTAAERLGRALGVTVKVLPYWGELTVELDGAPVSRIVPTKPLGVDMGRVLAVMTVLDQVCHGTLPAETAQSALTSAGRLPPASTPRFTLFAAIGAASLGVIFGVLDATSLLLIAASAAIGALVRRWLSRFSNDPLIQPLCAASIAGIVAAAASRFQLSGAIALVGFCPCMVLVPGPHILNGAIDLARTRIALGIVRLAHAGVIVLLICAGGLFGFTAVGANLAIAGSSPPVPLVIDVIAAGCAVASFGTFFSMPWRLLALPIAAGMLAHAARWALISVVGTNAATGALVACMLVSVLVTPIADRLHLPFAALAFSAVVSLMPGFFLFNAATGLVELVSIGPSAPVALLTSIATNGATAFLIIMAMTFGLILPRMLFERVLPAPA is encoded by the coding sequence TTGGACCGCGCGACGCAATTGACCAATCTGAAAAGCGAAACAACGCGCCCCGAGCCGCTGACATGCAAGGCGGCATTGGAGACGACCGCGCTGGCCGCCACACTCCTGTTTGCTCACGGGCAGACCACAGAACGGACGGTTACCGCTGCCGAGCGGCTTGGGCGCGCTCTTGGCGTGACGGTTAAGGTGCTACCTTACTGGGGTGAGCTCACCGTCGAACTCGACGGCGCGCCCGTCTCACGAATCGTTCCCACCAAGCCGCTCGGGGTCGACATGGGCAGAGTCCTGGCCGTCATGACGGTATTGGACCAAGTCTGCCACGGCACGTTGCCGGCCGAGACTGCGCAATCCGCACTCACGTCGGCTGGCCGTCTGCCGCCAGCTTCCACGCCACGCTTCACGCTCTTTGCAGCCATTGGCGCGGCTTCGCTTGGCGTCATTTTCGGCGTACTGGATGCGACAAGCCTGCTCTTGATCGCGGCCAGCGCCGCCATCGGTGCGCTCGTCAGGCGTTGGCTGTCCCGCTTCAGCAATGATCCACTGATCCAGCCACTTTGTGCCGCGTCTATCGCGGGTATCGTGGCTGCTGCTGCCAGCCGTTTCCAGCTATCGGGGGCAATAGCGCTGGTCGGTTTCTGTCCCTGCATGGTGCTGGTTCCCGGCCCGCATATCCTCAACGGTGCCATCGACCTCGCTCGTACGCGCATCGCGCTGGGAATCGTGCGCCTGGCCCATGCCGGCGTCATCGTGCTCCTGATCTGCGCCGGCGGCCTGTTCGGGTTCACCGCGGTCGGCGCAAACCTCGCGATAGCCGGATCATCTCCACCCGTGCCCTTGGTCATCGACGTGATTGCGGCAGGATGCGCCGTCGCCTCCTTTGGCACGTTCTTCTCAATGCCGTGGCGCCTGCTCGCGCTCCCGATCGCGGCCGGCATGCTCGCGCATGCCGCGCGCTGGGCGCTGATCTCCGTCGTGGGGACAAATGCCGCGACTGGCGCGCTCGTCGCCTGCATGCTCGTCAGCGTCCTCGTGACGCCAATAGCCGATCGCCTGCATCTGCCCTTCGCGGCTCTCGCCTTTTCCGCCGTCGTCTCATTGATGCCGGGCTTTTTCCTGTTCAACGCCGCGACTGGCCTCGTCGAATTGGTCTCGATCGGGCCGAGCGCGCCAGTGGCTCTGCTGACGAGCATCGCCACGAACGGCGCCACGGCATTTCTGATCATCATGGCCATGACCTTCGGGCTGATCCTCCCGCGCATGCTGTTCGAGCGCGTATTGCCCGCGCCAGCATAA
- a CDS encoding acetoacetate decarboxylase family protein — MLKGFTVPKSPFGQAALTPPPPWHYAGDVVGVEFWTDPDATAATLPKGLSRDPKSNGHAVMMFLDWQFTAQDDEYLEPARYQYREAFIMVDAMYRDVPVMWCPYIYVDNDAALARGWTQGFPKKMGSIFQTRSFAASGPAAAPVASGSRFGASLSAHGQRLAEACVTLHKPVENGLSLFSRPTVLLRYFPRLAAGYQDKPAVNELAMSITDNLTVAGAWIGKGELNFTETSGEELHALAPKRIESGFRYSLSYSVSDLKILEDHGS, encoded by the coding sequence ATGCTGAAGGGCTTTACAGTTCCAAAATCGCCATTCGGCCAGGCTGCTCTAACTCCGCCACCACCCTGGCACTATGCCGGCGACGTTGTTGGAGTGGAGTTCTGGACGGACCCCGACGCGACGGCGGCGACATTGCCCAAGGGCCTTTCCCGAGATCCGAAGTCAAACGGTCACGCCGTCATGATGTTTCTGGATTGGCAATTCACGGCCCAGGACGACGAATATCTTGAGCCGGCTCGTTATCAATATCGCGAGGCGTTTATTATGGTCGACGCCATGTATCGCGACGTGCCGGTCATGTGGTGTCCTTACATTTATGTCGACAATGACGCTGCGCTGGCGCGCGGTTGGACGCAGGGGTTTCCAAAGAAAATGGGCAGCATTTTTCAGACGCGCTCCTTTGCGGCCTCAGGTCCCGCCGCAGCGCCGGTCGCGTCCGGCAGCCGGTTTGGCGCCAGCCTCTCGGCGCATGGCCAGCGTCTTGCGGAAGCCTGCGTCACCCTGCACAAGCCGGTAGAAAACGGACTGTCGCTCTTCAGTCGACCCACGGTGCTGTTGCGATACTTCCCGAGATTGGCGGCCGGCTACCAGGACAAGCCTGCCGTCAACGAGCTGGCGATGTCGATCACCGACAATCTCACCGTTGCCGGCGCTTGGATCGGGAAGGGCGAGCTTAATTTTACGGAAACGAGTGGCGAAGAGCTCCACGCCCTCGCGCCGAAACGGATCGAGTCAGGGTTCCGCTATTCACTTTCCTACTCAGTCAGCGATCTGAAAATCCTCGAGGACCATGGCTCGTAG
- the cyoD gene encoding cytochrome o ubiquinol oxidase subunit IV, whose protein sequence is MTDTHYDRAPGDASALPDVEQGASSGVLVYTIGLALAVVLTAMSFWVANTSLLWVGGVSLGLTVLAIAQMGIHLVFFLHVTTGPDNTNNVMALAFGVLIVTLVVVGSLLIMADLNDNMMPAAELMNLQMQH, encoded by the coding sequence ATGACCGACACGCATTACGATCGCGCGCCCGGCGACGCGTCAGCACTTCCCGACGTGGAACAGGGAGCGTCATCCGGCGTGCTTGTCTATACGATCGGATTGGCTCTCGCGGTGGTCCTGACGGCCATGTCGTTCTGGGTCGCCAACACGTCGCTGCTCTGGGTCGGCGGTGTCTCTCTCGGCCTGACCGTCCTCGCGATCGCGCAAATGGGCATCCACCTGGTGTTCTTCCTGCACGTCACCACGGGGCCGGACAACACTAACAACGTGATGGCACTGGCGTTCGGTGTGCTGATCGTCACCCTGGTCGTCGTCGGATCGCTTTTGATCATGGCAGATCTGAACGACAACATGATGCCTGCGGCTGAGCTGATGAATCTGCAAATGCAGCACTGA
- the cyoA gene encoding ubiquinol oxidase subunit II: MRYGLFAAVLIGAATLGGCTEGVLDPQGPIAVADREILLNSLAIMLAIVIPVILATLGVAFWFRASNERARYRPNFAYSGRLEMLVWSIPAMTVFLVGGVAWVGAHDVSPRKPIASTVKPLRVQVASLDWKWLFIYPDQGVASVNRLTIPVGTPVSLELTSSGVMNSFFVPQLGSQIYTMAGMITRLQLQADYPGTYRGFSAQFSGEGFSDMHFDADAVPDEKFAQWLDSVRSAGPELDAKTYADLAKPSAAVAPFAYRSVAPGLFDSIMVSEMQSDDAMCRSYPTSMRAER, encoded by the coding sequence ATGCGATATGGCTTATTTGCCGCCGTCCTGATCGGTGCCGCGACACTTGGTGGCTGCACGGAAGGCGTGCTCGATCCGCAAGGGCCGATTGCCGTCGCCGACCGAGAAATTCTACTGAACTCGCTTGCCATCATGCTGGCGATCGTGATCCCGGTAATCCTGGCCACACTTGGCGTTGCTTTCTGGTTTCGTGCATCGAATGAGCGGGCGCGCTATCGGCCAAATTTCGCCTATTCCGGCCGTCTCGAGATGCTCGTCTGGTCGATCCCCGCCATGACGGTGTTCCTGGTTGGCGGCGTTGCGTGGGTCGGCGCACACGATGTGAGCCCGCGCAAACCGATCGCATCCACAGTGAAGCCCCTGCGGGTCCAGGTCGCCTCGCTCGACTGGAAATGGCTGTTCATCTATCCCGATCAGGGTGTCGCAAGCGTCAATCGGCTGACCATCCCGGTCGGCACGCCGGTCAGTCTGGAGCTGACGTCCTCAGGCGTGATGAACAGCTTCTTTGTGCCGCAGCTGGGCAGCCAGATCTACACCATGGCGGGAATGATCACCCGTCTTCAGCTGCAGGCCGACTATCCTGGAACATACCGCGGATTTTCTGCGCAGTTCAGCGGCGAGGGCTTTTCCGACATGCATTTCGACGCCGATGCCGTGCCGGACGAAAAGTTCGCGCAGTGGCTTGACTCAGTCCGCAGTGCCGGTCCGGAGCTTGACGCGAAGACTTATGCGGATCTGGCGAAGCCGAGTGCTGCCGTGGCGCCATTCGCCTATCGCTCGGTCGCGCCAGGTCTGTTCGACAGCATCATGGTCTCCGAAATGCAGTCCGACGATGCAATGTGCCGCAGCTATCCCACGTCAATGAGGGCGGAAAGATGA
- a CDS encoding helix-turn-helix domain-containing protein, whose amino-acid sequence MEGLQTTAAEASFAADQQFHLVANSVAKLLETARRELGRDHEAAKASLATASHILQAEIERCSGASGSARGGLAAWQILRVRAYIDSNLHRTIHIRDLSAVARRSPAHFSRKFKLAVGESPHAYVVRRRLERACHLMITSAASLSEIALSVGFSDQAHLCRLFRQAFGQSPANWRRERGIPGDVISRTGLDENIP is encoded by the coding sequence ATGGAAGGACTTCAAACCACCGCAGCAGAGGCTTCCTTTGCAGCCGATCAACAGTTCCACCTGGTTGCAAACAGCGTGGCCAAGCTGCTTGAGACTGCAAGGCGCGAGTTGGGGCGTGATCACGAGGCGGCCAAGGCGTCGCTGGCCACAGCGTCTCACATCCTGCAAGCGGAGATCGAGCGCTGTTCGGGCGCTAGCGGCTCCGCAAGGGGCGGTCTGGCGGCCTGGCAGATCCTTCGCGTGCGAGCTTATATTGACAGCAATTTACACCGCACCATTCACATCCGGGATCTCAGTGCGGTCGCGCGTCGAAGCCCGGCGCACTTCTCCCGCAAGTTCAAATTGGCTGTTGGCGAGTCGCCACATGCCTACGTGGTGAGACGGCGTCTGGAGAGAGCCTGCCACCTGATGATCACCAGTGCGGCATCACTGAGTGAAATAGCCTTGAGCGTAGGCTTTTCGGATCAAGCACATCTTTGCAGGCTCTTCAGACAGGCCTTTGGTCAAAGTCCGGCTAACTGGCGACGCGAGCGCGGAATCCCTGGCGATGTCATCTCAAGAACCGGCTTGGACGAGAATATCCCATGA
- the cyoC gene encoding cytochrome o ubiquinol oxidase subunit III translates to MNIAVAVDDEVRHEARPSASEAGPAAKRIVVGYGFWIFLLSDIVMFSAFFAAYAVLTHATAGGPTGAQLFNQRSVAIETGCLLASSYTCGLMSLAISSRRYAGTYLAALVTFVLGASFLALEVREFASMIAVGAGPQRSAFLSAFFTLVGCHGLHVTAGLVWLVVMMAQVAIKGFHATVERRLLCFSLFWHALDIVWVWLFTVVYLMGVLS, encoded by the coding sequence ATGAACATCGCTGTTGCAGTTGATGATGAGGTTCGTCACGAGGCGCGTCCGAGTGCAAGCGAGGCCGGTCCCGCCGCAAAGCGGATCGTGGTTGGCTACGGCTTCTGGATATTCCTCTTGAGCGACATCGTGATGTTCTCGGCGTTCTTCGCCGCTTACGCGGTGCTCACGCATGCGACCGCCGGTGGTCCGACTGGCGCGCAGCTGTTCAACCAGCGCAGCGTTGCGATCGAAACCGGCTGCCTTCTCGCGTCGAGCTACACCTGCGGATTGATGTCCCTGGCCATTAGTTCGCGGCGCTACGCCGGCACTTATTTGGCTGCCCTCGTCACCTTCGTGTTGGGGGCCTCGTTCCTGGCGCTGGAGGTGCGGGAGTTCGCCAGTATGATCGCCGTCGGAGCCGGTCCGCAACGCAGCGCGTTCCTCTCCGCCTTCTTTACTCTTGTCGGCTGTCATGGGCTGCATGTCACCGCGGGCCTGGTCTGGCTGGTGGTGATGATGGCTCAGGTCGCGATCAAGGGCTTTCACGCGACCGTCGAACGCCGTCTGCTCTGCTTTTCCCTGTTCTGGCATGCGCTCGATATCGTCTGGGTATGGCTGTTCACGGTGGTCTATCTGATGGGAGTCCTTTCATGA
- a CDS encoding acetoacetate decarboxylase family protein: MVPSPPWHFAGDVLAVEFWNDPDISVQTLPAGIELDKICPGRSVALFTDYQFTAQNSEYLDPARYQCRGFSVLLDAMWKGSRIAWCPYCYADNDAALMRGWIQGYPRKFGAVHQTRTFATASAASAPLAHDSRFSACMSAHGRLLVQARITLREKAECLGGLLDRRIVGRRYFPRLSAGWHDTPAVDELVRCVSDHLLITNIWIGEGELSFPEAYGEELEVLGPLKVGRGYRFSFSYSVTDIEVLADLTACSRG, translated from the coding sequence TTGGTCCCGTCGCCACCTTGGCATTTTGCAGGCGACGTCCTGGCGGTGGAGTTTTGGAATGATCCCGATATATCAGTCCAGACCCTCCCGGCGGGTATCGAGCTTGATAAGATATGTCCAGGCCGCTCTGTTGCACTCTTCACGGATTATCAGTTCACCGCGCAGAACAGCGAATATCTCGATCCCGCCAGATATCAGTGTCGCGGGTTCAGCGTCCTCCTCGACGCGATGTGGAAGGGATCACGAATAGCATGGTGTCCATATTGCTACGCTGATAACGACGCTGCCTTGATGAGAGGCTGGATACAGGGTTATCCGAGAAAATTCGGTGCAGTGCACCAGACCCGCACCTTTGCCACCGCGAGTGCGGCTTCGGCGCCACTCGCGCACGATAGCCGGTTCTCTGCCTGCATGTCCGCCCATGGTCGGTTGCTGGTGCAAGCTCGCATCACCTTGCGCGAAAAAGCAGAGTGTCTTGGCGGCCTGCTCGATCGCCGTATTGTAGGACGGAGATATTTTCCGCGGCTCTCCGCGGGTTGGCACGACACGCCAGCCGTGGATGAACTCGTTCGATGCGTCTCGGATCACCTCCTGATCACAAACATCTGGATCGGCGAGGGAGAGCTCAGTTTTCCGGAGGCCTATGGCGAAGAGTTGGAAGTGCTGGGGCCGCTGAAGGTGGGCCGCGGATATCGATTCTCGTTTTCCTATTCCGTCACCGATATCGAGGTCCTGGCAGACCTGACCGCCTGCAGCCGTGGCTGA
- the cyoB gene encoding cytochrome o ubiquinol oxidase subunit I produces the protein MNLLGTLNWSAIPFDQPIIMGASGGVVLAIVCILSWVTLKGYVPYLWREWLTSVDHKRIGIMYIILALIMLLRGFADAIMMRAQQAVAAGGAQGYLPPEHFDQIFSAHGTIMIFFMAMPFVIGMMNFVVPLQLGVRDMAFPTLNSVALGLTASGILLVNISLAVGEFAKTGWVAYPPLSELQFSPGVGVDYYLWSLQISGVGTLMTGINFAATILKTRAPGMSYKRMPVFCWTSLAANLLIVAAFPVLTATLAMLLLDRYLGLHFFTIDGQGNAMMYVNLFWVWGHPEVYILVLPAFGIFSEVVSTFSGKPLFGYRSMVAATMAICVLSFIVWLHHFFTMGASANVNGFFGVMTMIIAVPTGVKVFNWLFTMYGGRIRFTVPILWSIGFMVTFVIGGMTGVLMAVPPADFQLHNSLFLIAHFHNVIIGGTVFGLMAGYNYWFPKAFGFKLDERWGRASFWCWLIGFYIAFMPLYALGLMGMTRRMQHYDVASWQPWLVAAAVGVVIILAGIVCQVVQLVVSIRDREQLKVTADPWNGRTLEWATASPPPAWNFALLPQVTDVDAFWKKKQRERTQGQPARERKFEPIEMPKSSATGFVTAFFAVVTGFAVIWHIWWMTGVGAIGVFLTMLTFAFRDEEEIEIPAEQIARFEQAHQAEIAV, from the coding sequence ATGAATCTACTTGGCACGCTGAATTGGAGCGCGATCCCCTTCGACCAGCCGATCATCATGGGGGCATCGGGCGGCGTGGTCCTGGCCATCGTCTGCATCCTTTCGTGGGTCACGCTCAAGGGCTACGTGCCTTATCTCTGGCGGGAGTGGCTCACCTCCGTCGATCACAAGCGCATCGGCATCATGTACATTATCCTCGCGCTGATTATGCTGCTGCGCGGCTTTGCTGACGCCATCATGATGCGGGCGCAACAGGCGGTCGCAGCAGGCGGTGCGCAGGGATATTTGCCGCCCGAGCACTTCGACCAGATCTTCTCGGCGCATGGCACGATCATGATCTTCTTCATGGCGATGCCGTTCGTGATCGGAATGATGAATTTCGTTGTGCCGCTGCAGCTCGGCGTCCGCGACATGGCGTTTCCGACCTTGAACTCGGTAGCCCTCGGGCTGACCGCGTCGGGTATTCTCCTGGTCAACATCTCGCTCGCGGTCGGCGAGTTCGCGAAAACCGGCTGGGTCGCCTATCCGCCGCTGAGCGAACTGCAATTCTCGCCCGGGGTCGGCGTCGACTACTATCTCTGGTCGCTGCAAATCTCCGGCGTCGGCACGTTGATGACCGGAATAAACTTCGCCGCGACCATCCTCAAAACGCGGGCGCCGGGGATGAGCTATAAGCGCATGCCCGTCTTTTGCTGGACGTCGCTCGCCGCGAACCTGCTGATTGTCGCGGCTTTCCCGGTCCTGACCGCGACCTTGGCGATGCTGTTGCTCGATCGCTACCTCGGCCTTCACTTCTTCACGATCGATGGCCAGGGCAACGCGATGATGTACGTCAACCTGTTCTGGGTTTGGGGCCATCCGGAGGTCTACATCCTGGTCTTGCCGGCGTTCGGTATCTTTTCCGAGGTTGTCTCGACGTTCTCCGGCAAGCCGCTGTTTGGCTATCGCTCCATGGTTGCCGCGACGATGGCGATCTGCGTGCTGTCGTTCATTGTCTGGCTGCACCACTTCTTCACCATGGGCGCCAGCGCGAATGTCAACGGCTTCTTCGGGGTCATGACGATGATCATCGCCGTGCCGACGGGCGTCAAAGTCTTCAACTGGCTGTTCACCATGTACGGCGGCCGCATCCGGTTCACCGTTCCGATCCTGTGGTCGATCGGCTTCATGGTGACCTTCGTGATCGGCGGCATGACCGGCGTGTTGATGGCCGTGCCTCCCGCCGACTTCCAGCTTCACAACAGCCTGTTCCTGATCGCGCATTTCCATAATGTCATCATCGGCGGCACAGTGTTCGGCCTGATGGCGGGCTACAATTACTGGTTCCCCAAGGCATTCGGCTTCAAGCTCGACGAACGCTGGGGCAGGGCCTCGTTCTGGTGCTGGCTGATCGGCTTCTACATCGCTTTCATGCCGCTTTACGCGCTGGGCCTCATGGGCATGACCCGCCGGATGCAGCATTACGACGTTGCCAGCTGGCAACCGTGGTTGGTGGCCGCAGCAGTCGGCGTCGTCATCATCCTCGCGGGGATCGTCTGCCAGGTTGTCCAGCTCGTGGTCTCGATCCGCGACCGCGAACAACTGAAGGTGACCGCGGACCCATGGAACGGCCGCACGCTGGAATGGGCGACCGCTTCGCCGCCGCCGGCCTGGAATTTCGCTCTGTTGCCGCAAGTCACGGACGTCGACGCTTTCTGGAAAAAGAAGCAGCGCGAGCGCACGCAAGGGCAGCCGGCGAGAGAACGCAAGTTCGAGCCGATCGAGATGCCGAAGAGCAGCGCGACCGGCTTCGTCACCGCATTTTTTGCGGTCGTTACCGGCTTTGCGGTGATCTGGCACATCTGGTGGATGACCGGTGTTGGCGCAATCGGCGTCTTTCTGACCATGCTTACCTTCGCGTTTCGCGACGAAGAGGAAATCGAAATCCCAGCCGAGCAGATTGCGCGGTTCGAGCAGGCGCACCAGGCGGAGATTGCGGTATGA
- a CDS encoding heme o synthase — protein MNVKSIAGQLGERRVRSALSSDSAQPLADHWRVSDFVALTKPRVMMLAVFTALVGLSRAPVRLDPLTNLAAVLAIAAGAGAAGVLNMWYDADIDAIMSRTAMRPIPRGKISRFEALVVGLALGGFAVMALALATNLTAAALLACTILFYVVVYTAWLKRSTRQNIVIGGTAGALPPVIGWAAGTGEVGLEPLTLFLIIFLWTPPHFWALALNRTDDYARADVPMLPVVAGRAATTRQILIYSGLLVLASELPWMLGFAGAIYGVIVAICGAVFLLLAHRLNRSIEADRRAAHRLFAFSIFYLFVLFAALLIDHGRGVSAHAELKSGAVRSACCTVNFSEV, from the coding sequence ATGAACGTCAAATCCATTGCTGGCCAGCTTGGGGAAAGACGAGTTCGCTCTGCATTATCGTCGGATTCTGCTCAGCCGCTGGCTGACCATTGGCGTGTGTCTGACTTCGTCGCTCTCACAAAGCCACGTGTGATGATGCTTGCTGTCTTCACCGCGCTCGTCGGATTGAGCCGCGCTCCAGTTCGACTTGATCCGCTAACCAATCTTGCCGCGGTTCTTGCCATTGCCGCGGGAGCTGGAGCCGCCGGCGTGCTCAATATGTGGTACGACGCAGATATCGATGCCATCATGAGCCGCACTGCGATGCGGCCAATTCCCCGGGGCAAAATCTCCCGGTTCGAGGCGCTTGTCGTTGGACTCGCTCTTGGCGGTTTCGCAGTGATGGCTCTCGCGTTGGCGACGAACCTCACAGCAGCCGCACTGTTGGCCTGCACCATCCTCTTTTATGTTGTCGTGTACACAGCGTGGTTGAAGCGGTCCACGCGACAGAACATCGTCATCGGCGGCACTGCAGGAGCGCTGCCGCCTGTTATCGGATGGGCCGCTGGAACCGGAGAAGTCGGGCTCGAGCCGCTTACGCTGTTCCTCATTATTTTCCTCTGGACGCCGCCCCATTTCTGGGCTCTCGCGCTCAATCGTACCGACGACTACGCGCGTGCGGACGTGCCGATGTTGCCGGTTGTCGCGGGACGCGCTGCAACGACGCGTCAGATCCTGATCTACAGCGGCCTGCTGGTTCTCGCCTCGGAGCTGCCCTGGATGCTCGGGTTTGCAGGGGCGATCTATGGCGTGATCGTCGCGATCTGCGGGGCTGTTTTCCTGCTGCTCGCACACCGGCTGAACAGAAGCATTGAGGCCGATCGCCGCGCGGCTCACAGGTTGTTTGCGTTCTCCATCTTCTATTTGTTCGTGCTGTTTGCGGCCCTCCTGATTGACCATGGCCGCGGCGTCTCGGCGCATGCCGAACTCAAGTCAGGCGCCGTCCGCAGCGCATGCTGCACCGTCAACTTCAGCGAGGTCTAA
- a CDS encoding NAD(P)/FAD-dependent oxidoreductase, with protein sequence MTTVLTKSFPQEKPPITKAVPKRVLIIGGGFAGIAAARALKRANVEITLVDRRNHHIFQPLLYQVATAVLSPSEIAAPIRQLEAKQKNLSVLLAEVKGINLGARALEAICPGIGSRKLEYDFLVIATGMRPSYFGHDEFARFAPGLKSLNDAETIRTKILSAFELAESTDDPKERDRQMTFVLVGAGPTGVELAASIAQLVSVTLRKNFRKIDPAKSRIVLLDGGARILPTFVESLSRKAAKRLTKLGVEVSTGVKVEKVDDQGVIAAGVRIPSATVLWTAGVSASPVVKMLGTQTDRAGRAFVGAFMDIPDAPNVFVAGDAATMTQDGHPVPGVAQAAIQQGRFVGHVIANRVRGRKDGRPFRYRDKGNMAVVGKNFAILESGHLRSSGFVTWLVWAALHVLALPQLQNRFRVQTQWLWSYLSGQRSSRLISEGSRSSASSS encoded by the coding sequence ATGACTACAGTTCTGACCAAATCGTTCCCGCAAGAAAAGCCACCTATAACAAAGGCGGTCCCGAAACGCGTCTTGATCATCGGCGGCGGTTTCGCCGGCATCGCGGCAGCACGGGCGCTCAAGCGAGCCAATGTCGAAATAACGCTGGTCGACCGGCGTAACCACCATATTTTTCAGCCGCTCCTGTATCAGGTGGCCACCGCTGTCTTGTCACCCTCCGAGATAGCAGCGCCGATCCGGCAGCTCGAGGCGAAACAGAAGAACCTCAGCGTATTGCTGGCAGAAGTTAAGGGCATCAACCTGGGAGCTCGCGCCCTCGAGGCCATTTGCCCGGGGATTGGCAGTCGAAAACTCGAGTACGACTTTCTGGTGATCGCCACCGGAATGCGTCCGAGCTATTTTGGTCATGACGAGTTCGCACGGTTCGCGCCAGGCCTCAAGAGCCTCAACGACGCTGAAACGATCCGAACCAAGATCCTGAGTGCGTTCGAATTGGCGGAATCGACCGATGACCCGAAAGAACGCGATCGCCAAATGACCTTCGTGTTGGTGGGCGCTGGCCCGACCGGCGTCGAGCTTGCCGCTTCGATCGCTCAACTGGTCTCGGTGACCCTGCGCAAAAATTTCCGCAAAATCGACCCCGCCAAGAGCCGAATTGTATTACTGGACGGCGGCGCTCGTATTCTTCCGACATTTGTGGAATCGCTGTCGCGAAAAGCGGCCAAGCGACTAACCAAGCTCGGCGTTGAAGTTTCGACGGGCGTAAAGGTCGAGAAGGTCGATGATCAGGGCGTGATCGCGGCGGGCGTCCGGATTCCCAGCGCCACTGTGCTTTGGACGGCGGGCGTCAGCGCCTCGCCGGTCGTGAAAATGCTTGGAACGCAGACAGACCGCGCCGGGCGCGCCTTCGTCGGCGCTTTCATGGACATCCCCGACGCACCCAACGTCTTTGTGGCGGGCGACGCGGCCACGATGACCCAGGATGGTCACCCAGTGCCCGGAGTGGCGCAGGCAGCCATTCAACAGGGCCGATTTGTCGGACATGTCATCGCCAACCGTGTCAGAGGCCGCAAGGATGGTCGACCGTTTCGATACCGCGACAAAGGCAATATGGCGGTGGTCGGCAAAAACTTCGCCATCCTCGAGTCCGGCCATTTGCGCAGCAGTGGCTTTGTGACCTGGCTGGTGTGGGCCGCGCTACATGTGCTCGCGCTGCCGCAGCTTCAGAACCGGTTCCGCGTTCAAACGCAATGGCTCTGGTCTTATCTGTCGGGGCAACGGAGCTCGCGGCTGATTTCCGAAGGGTCGCGGTCGTCCGCGTCATCGTCGTAG